The DNA segment CTTATCTCTGACATACATTAAATAAAGCTTATCTAACATGTATCGAGAAACAAATATACAATTTGAATGACTTTATTCATTTTTTCACATGACCTGCAATATAACATGataaaagatagaaaaaatttCAGGCCATTTTTGGAAATGAAGATTGATACTGTCATGACATGTGGTTTGAGCTGTCGTTCATAATGTTgacaattattaaaatagatgtTACTTTCATCAAGTAATAAGGTGTAAATCACTGGTAGTCCAAAACTGGACTAGTAAAACCAGAACTGAAGTTGGAGACCATGACTGTGTGCTACACAAGTGAAGATTAAGGAGTGTCATCTCAGTACTCGAAAGTGTATAACACTAAACATAAGTTGATTTTATCACTTAAATGACTTGTTAATTTTAGACTTATAAGTTGATGAATTGCATCCCCTcaaatatctaaaaaaaatctccgttttagaaactaatgtatcaacattttatattttcgtGAACTAAAATGATGTACGCTAGATGCATATACTAAAGCGAAAATTATAGAATACTGCAAGAAATTGTGAAAGCTCACAATGCCAGACATAGACATACATACAACTGATTGTCAAATTTGCACACGTAACAGGAATATACACACTCTCCTCTCTCCCATGTAATAACCTCTATTCAACTTCATACATAGTATAGATGGGATGGGTTACCACCCACAAAATTGACATGACAACCCTAATACTGGATGGAATCTCTTAAAAGATTCACTAAGGAAGATGGTTTGCAAGGAATTTAACAAAGGTGACAGGACATCAGCAAATTGTGATGGAAAGAATGACACTGAACCACGAAAAGACATCTTCATTCATAAACAAAACAATCAAGTTCCTACAAGAAGCATCAGCTAAAACTTGCCAATTTTAAAAAGTCTTCTAAACTATCAAGCTTGCCAATCACTCACTATGAACAGATTACATATCTACCACAGTTCTGAACTTTCAAGAAGAAAATTGAACTCAAGACAGAATTATCACTTCATCCTTTCCGTAAATACGTTGAAGCTCCCGAGTAGCAGCTTGGTATGATGCTGATAAGGAGGGAAACAGATTAGAAGTAGAAAGATTGAGGAATTTGTGTTGAATATATCTGAGCATATGGATAATTGAAGCACAGTCATGGTCATCCAGGTGTTCTTAACAATAACCAGGCAAACTGAAAACTCTTGTTACCTTTCCATATTCGAAAGTTCTTTTGGTTGATGGTAGAGCCAGTCACATTTTGAATTGCATCAAAAAGCATCTCCTGAGGAGTGTTTTTCAGCTCTTGAACAACAGCATATATAGTTTTTCCATTCTCAAAGTATATGTGATTATTGGGGTGTTTTGTCTTGGCACCAGCATGACGCTCAAACTCATATGCATTAAGAGCCTTCATGATAAAATTTAACATATGAGCACAATCACTTCGGTTATGCAGATTATCAGAACGTAAGTGATTTGAAATGCGAACCTTTGACTGCTTGCAGTCGTCACATGAACACAAATACCCTGTTCCTTTTATGATTCCTTTAAGACTTTTCTGCCACGCATTTTCTTGAAAATGTTATATAAGTAATATAAAGTACAAAAACTGAAATGAAGttagataaaattaaaacagaCTTTACCTCCCGTGACCATGAAACATATTTCACCTGAACACCATCAAAAATACCGGTTGACAGTAAACTTTTGACATTTGAAGGGAAGTTGTTCGTAGGAGCCTTCTTGGTTGTTGTCTTAGGCTCTTTGTTCTTAACAACAGTATCATTTTTAGTATTGAGCTTTGGAATGCTATTTACAAGTGATTCAGTGTTTGTTTCACTCAAATCATTCTGACTATCCAAACCTTGAGCTGAGTTCTGGTTTCCTATCAACAGATCATAGCCACTAATGATTCCACCAGAGGGATTTGCTTCAGGGTCATCATGAAAACCTCCAAAAGATATGGTACTGCTCTGACCCTTATGGTGATTTTGACCAACGGGTAAAGAACTAGAATCTCCTCTGTCATATGATGGAACTGTTGATGCAATATTTGAATCCACCTTATCATATGTTGGACCCATTGATATTAAATGATCGGTACCCTTGTCATAAGGAGCAACAGTAATGAAATTCTCTCCTGATTTACCAAAGGTTGGGCCAATTGATATAAAGCTCTCATGCCCCTTGGAATATGAGGTGCCCAGAGATATTAAATTCCCATCTTCTTTCTCATATGATTGACCCATTGATATGAAATTCCCATCTCCCTTGTCAAAGGGCTGACCCATTGATAAGATACTTTCATCTCCCTTGCCATAATTGTGACCCATCAACATAAAGCCCCCATCCCCTTTATTGAAGTTGTGAGCCACTGAAAGAAGATTGTCATCAGTCTTACTACTTATTCTAGACCCCATACCAATGGTGTTGTCATTTCTATGGTTATAAGTAGGACCCAACGAAATATTGCCATCATTCTTGTTGTAGCCAGCACCTACTGAAATTGTACTATTATCTTCCCTGCTATAGGAGTGCCCCATGGCTGCAGAAGGCATGCAATTGTCAGAATCTCTAACTTGATTAACTTTAACTTTTCTGATGCCACCAAAATTGAGACATGATGATGGGTCTGCAA comes from the Phaseolus vulgaris cultivar G19833 chromosome 8, P. vulgaris v2.0, whole genome shotgun sequence genome and includes:
- the LOC137823864 gene encoding uncharacterized protein isoform X1, which encodes MSYQHKSFWMPRDAGCMAEENVGYENSSRIEPKRSHQWFMDTGEPEIVSNKKQAVEDVSGRPISGVSHVNVSQWDTSSGFHSVMGQFSDRLFGSDLARTVNLVDKNVPSIVSGNMNMGRKDFEHQYGNDPSVGLSISHSIADPSSCLNFGGIRKVKVNQVRDSDNCMPSAAMGHSYSREDNSTISVGAGYNKNDGNISLGPTYNHRNDNTIGMGSRISSKTDDNLLSVAHNFNKGDGGFMLMGHNYGKGDESILSMGQPFDKGDGNFISMGQSYEKEDGNLISLGTSYSKGHESFISIGPTFGKSGENFITVAPYDKGTDHLISMGPTYDKVDSNIASTVPSYDRGDSSSLPVGQNHHKGQSSTISFGGFHDDPEANPSGGIISGYDLLIGNQNSAQGLDSQNDLSETNTESLVNSIPKLNTKNDTVVKNKEPKTTTKKAPTNNFPSNVKSLLSTGIFDGVQVKYVSWSREKSLKGIIKGTGYLCSCDDCKQSKALNAYEFERHAGAKTKHPNNHIYFENGKTIYAVVQELKNTPQEMLFDAIQNVTGSTINQKNFRIWKASYQAATRELQRIYGKDEVIILS
- the LOC137823864 gene encoding uncharacterized protein isoform X2, coding for MPRDAGCMAEENVGYENSSRIEPKRSHQWFMDTGEPEIVSNKKQAVEDVSGRPISGVSHVNVSQWDTSSGFHSVMGQFSDRLFGSDLARTVNLVDKNVPSIVSGNMNMGRKDFEHQYGNDPSVGLSISHSIADPSSCLNFGGIRKVKVNQVRDSDNCMPSAAMGHSYSREDNSTISVGAGYNKNDGNISLGPTYNHRNDNTIGMGSRISSKTDDNLLSVAHNFNKGDGGFMLMGHNYGKGDESILSMGQPFDKGDGNFISMGQSYEKEDGNLISLGTSYSKGHESFISIGPTFGKSGENFITVAPYDKGTDHLISMGPTYDKVDSNIASTVPSYDRGDSSSLPVGQNHHKGQSSTISFGGFHDDPEANPSGGIISGYDLLIGNQNSAQGLDSQNDLSETNTESLVNSIPKLNTKNDTVVKNKEPKTTTKKAPTNNFPSNVKSLLSTGIFDGVQVKYVSWSREKSLKGIIKGTGYLCSCDDCKQSKALNAYEFERHAGAKTKHPNNHIYFENGKTIYAVVQELKNTPQEMLFDAIQNVTGSTINQKNFRIWKASYQAATRELQRIYGKDEVIILS